In the Arachis ipaensis cultivar K30076 chromosome B10, Araip1.1, whole genome shotgun sequence genome, one interval contains:
- the LOC107623438 gene encoding PLAT domain-containing protein 3 translates to MRPTFFNSNNKASMALSTRFLHLLFLLSLCFITTTVRSDDDCVYTVYIRTGSIIKGGTDSIIGLKLYDQYGYGIYIKNLEAWGGLMDPGYNYYERGNLDIFSGRGPCLNGPVCAVNLTSDGSGDHHGWYCNYVEVTTTGAHIPCAQQQFTIEQWIATDTSPYELWAVRNYCNSDISKARVRPAGPDGGDKLRSGFSILDSAVRV, encoded by the exons ATGAGACCAACTTTTTTCAACTCAAACAACAAAGCTTCAATGGCACTCTCCACAAGGTTCCTccatctcctcttcctcctctctctaTGCTTCATCACCACAACCGTCAGATCC GACGATGATTGTGTCTACACGGTTTACATCAGAACCGGTTCAATCATAAAGGGAGGAACCGATTCAATAATCGGTCTCAAGCTATACGACCAGTACGGCTACGGCATATACATAAAAAACTTGGAAGCATGGGGCGGGTTGATGGATCCCGGTTACAACTACTATGAGAGGGGCAATTTGGACATTTTCAGTGGCAGAGGCCCGTGTTTGAACGGGCCTGTTTGCGCTGTTAACTTGACTTCCGATGGGTCTGGAGACCACCACGGCTGGTACTGCAACTACGTCGAGGTAACTACCACTGGGGCCCACATACCCTGTGCCCAGCAACAGTTTACTATTGAGCAGTGGATCGCTACCGATACTTCGCCCTACGAACTATGGGCCGTGAGGAACTACTGTAATAGTGATATCAGTAAGGCCCGTGTCAGGCCCGCCGGCCCAGATGGTGGTGATAAGTTGAGGTCCGGGTTCTCTATTCTGGACTCTGCAGTGCGTGTGTAG
- the LOC107620297 gene encoding uncharacterized protein LOC107620297, producing the protein MEEEVHNHIGEGAGNHAGQERRLHIFYEGLSQESKKALDHSFGGSLNKKKMIEEAIDVIETVANNEYFYSSYRSTNRRVMELNHMDTILAQNKMITKQLADLTKQMERSQAAAIHTQPPAQEELNTEEGGDWEQSQPPISNSPSEDRLSRIEALLENLCKEVQDNKTFKDEVRSSMKSQGEAIKKLESQVGYLSQQILKSTDSFPSDTEKNPRGETKNVRWKECKAITLRDEEILEEMNCKPLEHKSEDSKKNLEETEQGVGPAQMKEPMEKKFLKLYVPKAPFPQRLRGGEKEKTYSRFLDTFKSLHINIPFIETLQQMPSYIKCMKELLTKKTALKGGQTVVMNKESSALIQKELLVRGRS; encoded by the exons ATGGAAGAAGAAGTTCACAACCATATTGGAGAAGGTGCTGGTAATCATGCTGGACAGGAGAGAAGG ctacatattttctatgaaggtctgtCACAAGAGTCAAAGAAGGCCTTAGATCACTCTTTTGGAGGCTCTCTCAACAAGAAAAAGATGATTGAAGAGGCTATAGATGTCATAGAAACAGTGGCCAACAATGAATATTTCTATTCCTCTTATAGAAGTACCAATAGAAGGGTGATGGAGCTGAATCACATGGATACAatactagctcaaaacaagatgatcactaaGCAACTAGCAGACCTCACTAAGCAGATGGAGAGGAGTCAAGCTGCAGCAATTCATACTCAACCACCAGCACAAGAAGAGTTGAATACAGAGGAAGGAGGTGATTGGGAGCAA TCTCAACCTCCAATTTCCAATTCACCATCTGAGGATAGATTATCCCGGATTGAAGCCTTGCTTGAAAATCTTTGCAAGGAGGTTCAAGACAACAAAACATTCAAGGATGAAGTAAGGTCTAGCATGAAAAGTCAAGGAGAGGCCATCAAGAAGCTTGAAtctcaagtgggatacctctctcaACAAATTCTTAAgtctactgatagcttcccaagtgatacTGAGAAGAACCCAAGAGGAGAGACAAAGAATGTGAGATGGAAAGAATGCAAAGCGATCACTCTAAGAGATGAAGAGATTCTGGAGGAAATGAATTGCAAGCCATTAGAGCATAAATCAGAAGATTCAAAGAAGAATTTGGAAGAGACAGAACAAGGAGTTGGCCCTGCACAGAtgaaggaaccaatggagaaaAAATTCCTGAAATTGTATGTACCAAAGGCACCATTCCCTCAGAGACTCAGGGGTGGTGAGAAGGAGAAGACATATTCTAGATTCCTAGATACATTCAAGTCTCTCCACATCAACATTCCTTTCATTGAAACCCTCCAACAGATGCCATCTTACATCAAATGCATGAAGGAATTGTTAACCAAGAAGACTGCCTTAAAGGGCGGACAAACagtagtgatgaataaggaaagCAGTGCCCTTATTCAGAAGGAGTTGCtagtgcgtggcagaagttag